The following are from one region of the Hemitrygon akajei chromosome 6, sHemAka1.3, whole genome shotgun sequence genome:
- the LOC140728764 gene encoding spexin prohormone 2-like: MNRSLQKDIRAKIIKGSNMMKSKMAVICVILITFLVVESCCTPKSKVTPGNWGPQSMLYLKGRYGRRSTGDNGSYNSKINSWNLLLGDYKRTQALGDHDHWKPTNAKNINPMNMK; this comes from the exons ATGAATCGCAGTCTTCAGAAGGACATCCGCGCCAAAATCATTAAGGGATCTAATATGATG AAATCCAAGATGGCAGTTATCTGTGTTATCTTAATTACCTTTCTGGTGGTGGAGTCCTGTTGCACTCCCAAG AGCAAAGTTACACCAGGAAACTGGGGTCCACAGTCCATGCTGTATCTTAAAGGACGAT ATGGGAGGAGATCTACTGGAGATAATGGTTCTTATAACTCTAAAATAAACTCCTGGAATCTTCTCCTTGGAG ATTACAAAAGGACACAAGCTCTTGGAGACCATGATCACTGGAAACCAACAAATGCTAAAAATATCAATCCAATGAATATGAAGTAG